Genomic segment of Williamwhitmania sp.:
TCGACCTGCTTGCTCACCCCTTTCTTGTCGGCTCTGGCCTGTGCAACCATCTCCAAGAGGAATGCAAAGGACTGGTAGGCATCAGCAACTCGAATAAGAGTGGCACCGATGGGTTGTGTTGCCACAAAGTCTTTGTTCACCAATACCACCGACGACTGCGTGGTGTAAATATATTTTTCATACTTTGGATTGGCAAGAAAGGAGAGGCATCCGTCTGCGCCTTCTTCAATTTTGGCAATGTTGTTCACCTTCACTTCTGGGTTTCCTTCTACCACTCCTTGAAGGAACTGTGCTATTGCTGCTGCGGTAAATTCCATGACAGGGTATGTTTCAATTTGAGGCAAACCTACATAATTTTTCCATAGGTGGCGTATATTTAGGGTTCTAAAAATATGAGGCAGAGAATATTTTATCCCCCTCTAAAAATATGCTATAGCGAGAAAGATATCTCCTTTGGGTAGCAGAAAAAATATTTTTTCACCGTTTTAGCTAGTGCCGAATGGTTAAGCATCTCCGAGGCCTCATAAATATCCTCGAGTTTATTATTCTTAAAAAGTATCTTGATGGACTCCTCTTCAGGGTTATAGAAACTGTTGGTAACCTCACCAGCAAAGCAGAGAAAACCAGCATGGTCACTTGAGCACTCCGTTTGACTCATGCATGCCTCAATTGCCTTTTTTACTCTCGATGCCGGAAATGGCGTGGTGGACAGCTCAACATGTAGCAGTTTACGGTTGTTTAGCCTGCTACAAAGGTCCGCCAAGGCTGGATCGGAATGATTGACCCACAGCTTTATAGCCAACGAAATATCTGAATCGTCGAGCTGTGCAAAAACAGAAAGCCAGTCGTTGGTTGGTAATTCCTCATAGTGTCTTTCGAGAAAGAACTGAAGGGCAGGAGAGGTTGCAAGTGGTATACCGGCCCTGGCTAGCTGCCGCGCTCGCTGCAGTATGGCAATTAGCATTTGTTCTGCACCCACCACAGTTTTGTGCAAGTATACCTGCCAATACATTAGGCGTCTGGCAATTAAGAATTTCTCAATGGAGTATATTCCCTTTGCTTCAACTACTAGGCTATCGTCTGCAACATAGAGCATTTTAATGATTCGCTCCAAGCCAATAGTGCCCTCGGCTACACCGGAAAAAAAGGAGTCGCGGCCAAGGTAATCAAGCCGGTCAACATCGAGCTGGCTCGATACCAGCTGGTGAAGGAACTTTTTTGGATAGCGGTTGTCGAATATGGCGATGGCCATGGATAGCCGACCGTTCATTTGGATGTTGAGCTGCTCCATAAATGCTTGTGAAATTGCCTCGTGGCTAATATGGTGCACAATGCTGTGTTCCAGCGCGTGAGAGTATGGGCCATGGCCCAAATCGTGCATCATTATGGCGGCAATGGCGCCCTCCTCTTCTGCATCCGTAATCTCTATGCCTTTTTCACGCAAAACCTGTAGCGCCTGCATCATAAGGTGCATGGCTCCCAATGTGTGCTGAAAGC
This window contains:
- a CDS encoding HD domain-containing protein → MQKSQPFKQKIVNDPVHGFITIPNQLAFDLMEHPWIQRLRNIKQLGLSYLVYPGAVHNRFQHTLGAMHLMMQALQVLREKGIEITDAEEEGAIAAIMMHDLGHGPYSHALEHSIVHHISHEAISQAFMEQLNIQMNGRLSMAIAIFDNRYPKKFLHQLVSSQLDVDRLDYLGRDSFFSGVAEGTIGLERIIKMLYVADDSLVVEAKGIYSIEKFLIARRLMYWQVYLHKTVVGAEQMLIAILQRARQLARAGIPLATSPALQFFLERHYEELPTNDWLSVFAQLDDSDISLAIKLWVNHSDPALADLCSRLNNRKLLHVELSTTPFPASRVKKAIEACMSQTECSSDHAGFLCFAGEVTNSFYNPEEESIKILFKNNKLEDIYEASEMLNHSALAKTVKKYFFCYPKEISFSL